A window of Amaranthus tricolor cultivar Red isolate AtriRed21 chromosome 8, ASM2621246v1, whole genome shotgun sequence genomic DNA:
gtgttagagtatataacatatcttggggcctcaaccataagcttaagcttttggttaagacggttccttgacatgatatcagaagTTAACGTGATaaggttcgaatctcaatcatTCCTCATTTAAATCGGAATACTCAGCACCTATGCGCATTGagagggcgtgttagagtatataacatatcttagggCCTCAatcataagcttaagcttttggttgagttggtttcttgacatgttGAAAATTCTTCACATATGAGAAATATTTTGTATCactaaaatagtgggttgtgcATTTGCATATAATGCTTGGTGGGTAATCATTTTACTACTATAGCGTTTTGAAAGAGTGAATCTCATCAAGTATGCAAGTCAATGTTGGATAACCGTGGGTTTACGAGCCCGAGTCCACGAGTACCCTGTGGGTGTGTCCACATAAATGGGTTCACGAGGTGATTGTGATGTATTGTCAAATTGACAGGAAGTGATGGGAATGGACGTACCAGGGGGTGTTGGTGGATCAAATGTTAGAGCATCAGGACATGAAGCAGATCATGGGATTACAACAATTGGATCAGGTGGTGTTGGAGGAGAGCATAGGGTTCAATGCAGTGAAGATTCTTCTGTTGCTGATCATCACTCCACTGCTAATGCATCTAATTTTGACAATAAaattcaacaattcaattgGCAATTATGATCACTCCACAACTATTGTTACAACTAACTTTTTACCACTTTACACCCTCAATATAAAGCCAATCTATATGGTGCTTTAATATTTCCCTTATAATTTGCACAACTATTACTGTTATCAAAGATGTGAAGTTAGTGctttaatagtaataaaaacccttaaaaatttatggggttttagtttcaaattttctgagctataatattgttttgttttgtgtaattgtatgTATTATAATTTGCAATGTAAATGCCCCTAAAATTTGATCCATTCGGTGTATCACAACAGAATTTTTTTcggaaaaaaaaaagcttattatataaaaaaaattctaaaataagCTTCGggaaattttaatttccaaaataagtgtcTTTAAGTCCCAGCTCAAGATCAGATATGTTCGCTGTGACTAACACCGAACAAAAAAGctagtcaaaaaaagtcaaaattctttgttcgctgctagtaacagcgaatgaAAGGAGACAATGCCATAGTGTTGAAAgggacaaagaaaataaaaaatatatttgttcactgttactaacaacgagcaaactttgttttaattttttctttgcaAGAACATTGAATTGCTTTGTCATAGTAGCGGCCCAACGAGGATCAAGAAGGGTTTGCTTGATggtaaataacaaaaaattggTAGGAAGTTGAGGCCCGTGGGGAATCGGACATCAAACGAAGTGTTTTAAATACATATTTCTCTATCTACTCAGCCGTCTTATTATTCTTTAATACTAATTTTCTTTGATATTTAAGTGATGTCAATTAAGTGATGTCAATTGATATAATTAACCCCTTTAGTTATGCCCTTGACTTTGAGAACAACATTGGACTAATAAGATAAGGGCATCAAAGCATGGCTAAGAAGACAGAGTCGTTTCAACAATGGGTTGGTGTTTGTGCTTCTCAACACCATTATATCCTAGTGTGTGAGGAGGAAAAGAGAGATAATATATTGgataaaaaaagtattaaaattttcaaattcatcattattataaaaatataaagttttaaacgtagattttaaatttatgatcAACAagttattattagaataaaataatatcttgtatattttgtaaatcttttaatttggtaattattttgtagttaTTTAATTTCCTAAAACTAGAGTTTACATTTTGATATATTCATCAATTTATGTAATGAATAGCAAGGAAATCATTTGCCAATATGGTATCATTTGCCTAGGTCTTTGATTCCTCCACTTTTGACTTCCGCTTCCTCTCTCTTTTCCGGCCAACAACCATCACTGGGTTGCCGCCACCTCCCTCTATGCTTTCGTTTTGTTTTTTCTCTCTTGTCTTTGTTATGGCATACTCTACAAAAATTCATTTCGCCAATTTGGTCATTAATATTAAGACTTGTGTCCCGTTGAAAAATAATGAACATTTTGAGTCCCGTGATACCCATAACCACCGTGGTGGCCACCGTAATCTCCGTCGTGGTGGCCGGAGCAACCACCACCCACTAGTGGAAAAAGGTTCATATGCTGCTTTACATTTGATGCGGTTTTTATGAAGTCGCAgcaaaaaacaaattgaaaaaatgagcaacaaaaaaaacaagctgtgtgctgcggtttttgtatgaaccgcagcatataatgtacATTGAAAAAATTAGCCAAAAAAAACCAagctatttgttgcggttttttcaGAACCACAGCATATAATGTACATTATATACTGCGATTCCTTGAAAACCGCATCATATAacgtaatttttgttttaaaaaaaatacatatatgcTGCAGTTTAGTATATAAggtgtgttttattttttttaaaacaaacgcGTCTCTATAGTCTTCGTGAATACGCATTAGCTTAGGTACTGTTGTATTCTCCTAAACACACGAAAAACCCTctgcttcttgttcttcttcatcattcttcatcattctacATCATCTTCtacttaaacccacgaaaaatctGCTGCTTTTTCATCGTTCTTCGCATACATCCTTCATCATCTTTTTCGTTCTTCGTTGTTCTTGTTCAACCCACGAAAAATCTCACATTGTTGTCTACTTCAAGTTctcaaacccacaaaatttgggcttagttcttgttcttcttcaaggcataattttttaaagcttattttaaGTTGTTCAAGCTTTATGGTGTTTTTgggcttaattttttttatactaatttcgatttttttttcattgtatagctTACACAACcgaaaacccacaaaaattcaaggaataattttcattttgttttgtttgatattttaatgtgtttatatatttgatgttataattagtttgttgattattttttaagttttacatttttttaagttcttaaaGTTCTCaatttaagttctttaagttgtttaatttttaagttttacattCTTTTCAAGTCGTTGTTGTaattagttgttaattattttgatatgtGTGTTTTGTTTACTTATGCAtgtaatttgttaattaattatgtatgtatgtatgaagtttaattaattaagatgTAGTTTACTAATGTatgaataatcacaataatttaattatgtatttcgtttgttaattaattaaaatatacataatttgaataattcaaataatatgaagGTTAAATAGGGTTAAATAGGGTAAAATTGGGTTAACTAGGGTTaagtatacacacacacacacacacacacacacacatatatatatacacacacacacacacacacacacacacacacacacacacacatatatatatatatatatatatatatatatatatatatatatatatatatatatatatagacacacacacacacacatatatatatatatatatgtatatatatatatatatatatatatatatatatatatatatatatatatatatatatatatatgtatatatatatggaaaaatgttaaaaaactacctaacataaacccaattttgcaaataactaccttaaataaaaaattttgcaaaaaactaccttacataatacaatattttgcaaaagactacaTTGTAATGGATTTTGGCATTTGACCGGTACATTTAACGTTGACCAGCACATGCCAGTCACGTGGTCCTTTTATTAACCTAAATCGTCTTCTTTTCAATTCAGAGCATTCGAAATCGTTTTCATTCCTTCTTCTTTGCAGCGATAAACCCTAAATCTTCTTCATTTCAATTCACAGCTTTCTTTCATTCACCTTGCATTCGAATCCCTAATTCATTCAAAGATCATCGTTTTCTTCCAATTAATCAGTTatgtcttcttgttcttcaagcGAAAATTCTTCAAttgaaaaatgtgggtgtggagttccctttgcaaggagggtttcatggaccaaggaaaatcctggAAGAAAGTTTAatacttgcgttttttatgatcctgacACAAAATCGAGGGGTTGAAAAATgtttaaatgggttgatgaacctgaaatggCTGTTTGGCAAAGAAAACTCACTAACAAGCTTGTGGAGGAAAAGCGACAATCTgcaaccgaaatcaagattttgacatcaaggatttcttgcttggaacatgaaaaggaacaagcattttcagaaattaaaatgattaagaagaaatggatgaatgagagggagcatggaaatcagattaaaagctttgtattagggtttttgttttgttttctgttgGTGTTTCTTGTAAAAATCAAGGGTACTAATTGAAGTTTAGGACTTAGTTAAGCGTAATTGTAACATTGATTTGGATATTGtaacatgatgatgatgatgatgatgaatgaattaaCTTTTTAGTCAAGGCTTTGCTGTGCTGTGTTTTCTGTTGGTGTTTTCTGTTCTGTGCTGTGCCAATTGTTCTTGTTGGTCTTGATTTGGATATTAGCTTAATTGTTGGTGTTTTCTGTGCTGTGCTGTGTATTATTCAAGGCTCACTTGCATACATATGGCCAATACATGCTTGTGTATTAATTGTTGGTGTTTTAGTTCAATTACTGATTAGTCAAGGCTCACTTTTGCTCCACATGATCAGTTCATTACTGATTCAAACACATTGCTGCACAACACAATTAATGATTTGCTGCATACTGATTCAATTTGCTGATTCAAACACATTGCTGATTCAAACACATTTGCTGCACATATTCAACTTCAGTAGGTATTGATTCAAACACATTGTACAATTGATTAAATTAATGATTTGCTGCATACTCAACTTAAATTACTGAACTGATCAGTTCAACTTCAAACACATAGTACAACTGATCAGTTAAATTCTTTTGCTCCACATGATCAGTTCAATTACTGATTCACACACATTGCTGCACATATTCAACTTCAGTAGGTATTGATTCAAACACATAGTACAACTGATTCAATTAATGATTTGATTACATCTAGTTCAAGATAGTACATTCTGAGTTCATTTGCTACACTAGTACATTTTGAATGAATCAACTTAAGTATTCAAACACATAGTACAGCAACATTACATTCTTAGTTCAACATTCATTTGCTAAAATACAATTAACTAAATTCAACATTACAAGGTACAACAACTTAATTCAACATAGTACAAGTctatatttgaatattttgatcCATTAGACATGAAGTAGATGcagtattttgtgttttttgttgACCACTGGAGCTAGGCACATCATTGGTTGTAGATTGTTGAGTAGAAGAAGAtcccattttaggccttccacctTTTGACTTGGTCTTTGTTGGTGGTGGTTTAGGTTGATTTTTGCAGCCGTTTTTTTAGTGACCTAGGTCACCGcaattaccacatctccgtTGCTTGAATTCTTTAACAGCCTTCTTTCCTCCTTTACCTTCATCaacttccttctttcttttcctcttgttaggccttccaggcatctttcGATATGGTGGAGGAAGTGGTTTGGCTAAAGTGGTTGTTGGCCACATTTTGTGTCCTGGCATACCATAAAACTTTGGACTATACGTTTTTCGATACGTTTCTACGAGATACACCTCGTGGACAAAGTCTTTGGCATCTAATTTTCTAAGAACAATACAAGCAACGGCATGTTTGCAAGGAATCCCTATAAGGTCCCAACTTCCACAATGGCAAGTTCTATTGGCCAAATTTACAAGGTAAAAGTCTTCAATatcatccacctcaaactcaTACACATCCACTGGGATTACCCTTAAACCATATATTTCTTTTGCATTTTATTCAATCATTTTGGTGATAGCTGGCATCAACACACCTTCAAAGTTACTCAATCCTTCCCTTTTGTATGCGCTTCGTTGCATTACATATCTCCTAATCCACTCCATTAGAGAAATTATAGGCCTCCCCCTTGCTTCTACTAACACATTGTTGAATGCCTCACAATTATTGTTCAACAACATCCAAGACTTACTCCTACTACAAAAAGCATGCCTAGCCCAGTGTTTTTCAGGAATAGCGGCTAGATATGCATATGCGTCaacagaaatattctttattacATTCTTTATTAGAGAAATTATACATTCATTCAACACATCATCTACCCTTACATTACCCACCTCAGTTGACAACTCACACTACTTCTTTTTCAAATCAATGGCTTTTTTACGGATTGTCAATTTCTTCATCTAAGCTAACTTTTACGGATTGAATTAGCTaattttaagaaccctaataCACTATTCAgatacaacaacaatcaatttaaaaattaaaagatatgaaacaaAAAATTCTAATACAAAAATCGCTGCAAGAGGAAGCAAATCTGAAAaacgaaaaaatttaaaattataactaaaatacaacaaagaagtacaaaaccataattaaatagtagtacaTACCAGATTTGCTTAGAAATTCCAATGAAATGAAGTTACGAGGTAGATGGGAGCGAAATGAGAAGCTACAGCAATGGAAGAATGGCTGGAAGAGAAAGCAGGATTGAATGGCTGCGAATTGAAAAGAAGACGATTTAGGTTATTAAGGAAACACGTGACTGGCACGTGCTGGTCAACGTTAAATGTACCGGTCAAACGGCAAAAATCGTTacaaggtagtcttttgcaaaatattgtattatgtaaggtagttttttgcaaaattttttatttaaggtagttatttgcaaaattgggtttatgttaggtagttttttaacatttttcctatatatatatatatatatatatatgtatatatatatatatatatatgtatatatatatatatgtatatatatataagtatatatatatatatatatatatatatatatatatatatatatatatatatatatgtatatatgtatatatatatatatatatatatatatatatatatatatatatatatatatatatatatatatatatatacatatgtatatatatatatatatatatatatatatatatgtatatatatatgtatatatatatatatatatatatatatatatatatgtatatatatatgtatatatatatatatatatatatatatatatatatatatatatatatatatatatatatatatatatatatatatacatatatatatatatatatatacatatatatatatatatatatatatatatatatatacatatatatatatatacatatagatatatacatatacatatatatatatatatatatatatatatatatatatatatacatatatatatatatatatatatatatatatatatatatatatatatatatatatatatatatatgtgtatatatatatgtatatatatatatatatatatatatatatatatatatatatgtatatatatatatgtatatatatatatatatgtatatatatatatatgtatatatatatatatatgtatatatatatatatatatatatatatatatatatatatatatatgtatatatatatatatatatatatatatatatatgtatatatatatatatatgtatatatatatgtgtgtgtttgtgtgtgtgtgtgtgtgtgtatatatatatgtgtatatatatatatatatatatatatatatatatatatatatatatatatatatatatatatatgtatgtgtgtgtgtgagtatatatatatatatatatatatatatatatatatatatatgtatatatatatatatatatatatatatatatatatatatatatatatatatatatatatatatatatatatatatatatatgtatatatatatgtatatatatatgtatatatatatatatatatagatatatatatatatatatatatatatatatatatatatatatatatatatatatatatgtatatatatatgtatatatatatatatatatatatatatatatatatatatatatatatatatatatatgtatatatatatatatatatatatatatatttgtatatatatatatatatatatatatatatatatatatatatgtatatatatatatatatatatatatatatatatatatatatataatatatatatatatatatatatatatatatatatatatatatatatatatatatatatatatatacatatatatatatatatatatatatatatatatatatatatatatatatatatacatatatatatatatatatatatatatatatatatatatgtatgtgtatatatatatatatatatatatatgtatatatatctatatatatatatatatatatatatatatatatatatatatatatatatatatatatatattattgttagattttaatatacatatacttttgccattgtatatatatatatatatatatatatatatatatatatatatatatatatatatatatatatatatatatatatatatatatatatatatatatatatatatatatatacaatggcaaaagtatatgtatattaaaatctaataatatatatatatatatatatatatatatatatatatatatattattgttagattttaatatacatatacttttgcaattgtatatatatatatatatatatatatatatatatatatatatatatatatatatatatatatatatatatatatatatatatatatatatatatatatatatatatatatatatatatatatatatatatatatatatatatatatatatatatatatatatatatatatatatatatatatatatatatatatatatatatacaatgtcaaaagtatatgtatattaaaatctaacaataatatatatatatatatatatatatatatatatatatatata
This region includes:
- the LOC130821645 gene encoding uncharacterized protein LOC130821645; this encodes MLLNNNCEAFNNVLVEARGRPIISLMEWIRRYVMQRSAYKREGLSNFEEIYGLRVIPVDVYEFEVDDIEDFYLVNLANRTCHCGSWDLIGIPCKHAVACIVLRKLDAKDFVHEVYLVETYRKTYSPKFYGMPGHKMWPTTTLAKPLPPPYRKMPGRPNKRKRKKEVDEGKGGKKAVKEFKQRRCGNCGDLGH